The [Eubacterium] siraeum genome contains a region encoding:
- a CDS encoding AraC family transcriptional regulator: protein MDFLKETDRGGINIRHAIDEQPDSNGFYFHIHDRCELFYFISGNAQYLVEGSVYPLEHDSLLIMRPGEAHCTRFLSAERYERYAVNFPLSLFDSFDPERRLMKPFTDRPLGHRNHYYIPEIKDTLSELAYFEGDDYSRTLLFTTKLAGVMDMLGKQSSHNPTAEPTISEQLVWYVNDMLCEKITVERLAEHFFLSASQFTRLFKEATGAAPWAYITAKRLVRARELLQSGESAKRAAEVCGFNDYSVFYKAYVKHFGEKPSAFAKDAII from the coding sequence ATGGACTTCCTAAAAGAGACCGACCGGGGTGGCATCAATATCCGTCACGCAATTGACGAGCAGCCTGACAGTAACGGCTTTTACTTTCACATACACGATCGCTGCGAGTTGTTCTATTTTATTTCAGGCAACGCACAGTATCTTGTTGAGGGCTCGGTCTATCCGCTGGAGCACGACAGCCTGCTGATAATGCGACCGGGCGAGGCGCATTGTACTCGCTTTCTAAGTGCAGAGCGATATGAGAGGTACGCAGTTAATTTCCCGTTGTCGCTGTTTGACAGCTTTGACCCGGAGCGGAGACTTATGAAGCCCTTTACAGACCGACCGCTCGGACATCGGAATCACTATTATATTCCAGAAATCAAAGATACCCTGAGTGAGCTTGCTTACTTTGAAGGCGACGACTACAGTAGGACGCTTTTATTTACAACAAAACTTGCCGGGGTCATGGATATGCTGGGAAAGCAAAGCTCACACAATCCAACAGCCGAGCCCACGATCTCCGAACAGTTGGTATGGTATGTCAACGATATGCTGTGCGAGAAAATAACTGTAGAGAGACTGGCGGAGCATTTCTTTTTAAGTGCATCCCAGTTCACCCGGCTGTTCAAGGAAGCGACAGGGGCTGCGCCTTGGGCGTACATAACCGCCAAGCGGCTTGTCAGGGCGAGAGAACTTCTACAAAGCGGTGAGAGCGCAAAAAGAGCCGCAGAAGTTTGCGGTTTCAACGATTATTCGGTTTTCTATAAGGCATATGTAAAGCACTTCGGGGAGAAGCCGAGTGCTTTTGCAAAGGATGCAATAATATAA
- a CDS encoding DIP1984 family protein: MKLSSAEGAKLLKKLKSEYDALKSKESISSTFLASVGENPESVRPKYDYKDAKAELDSLALKIRKLKHAINLFNTTTVIPGYDITIDEMLVFIPQLSAKKQKLSEMASRLPKAREEQEYGRASNIIDYRYVNYDIDEVTKDLLAVTDELSDAQLALDLINHSAIFEVEL; encoded by the coding sequence ATGAAATTATCATCTGCCGAAGGTGCAAAGCTGCTTAAGAAGCTTAAATCCGAATACGATGCGCTCAAATCAAAAGAAAGTATTTCAAGCACATTTTTAGCAAGTGTCGGAGAAAATCCTGAATCGGTCAGACCGAAATACGATTATAAGGATGCAAAAGCCGAACTTGACAGCTTAGCTCTTAAAATCCGAAAATTAAAACACGCTATCAATCTTTTCAACACGACAACTGTTATTCCCGGATACGACATCACTATTGACGAAATGCTTGTATTTATCCCTCAGCTATCGGCTAAAAAGCAAAAGCTATCTGAAATGGCGTCAAGATTACCGAAAGCCCGTGAAGAGCAAGAATACGGCAGGGCAAGTAATATTATCGACTATCGCTATGTAAATTATGACATTGACGAAGTAACAAAAGACCTGCTTGCCGTAACAGATGAATTATCCGACGCACAGCTTGCGCTTGATTTAATCAATCACTCCGCAATATTTGAGGTGGAGCTTTAA
- a CDS encoding metallophosphoesterase: MIYVTSDLHGLEITKLKALLKKACFNENDRLFVLGDVIDRQNDGGVAILIWLSEQPNAQLILGNHEAMLLSCDFVFNEITEESIKHFDKEQTELLNNYMLSGGDVTLKALRKLQNESPETLCNIIGYLKEAPLYETVTAGGKKFLLCHSGLDNFSPERSPADYTADELIWAWPELTDRYFDDCITVFGHTPTKSYGKKYNGKILKTDTWIDVDVGVPYGNNPCLLRLDDLKEFYL, from the coding sequence ATGATATATGTAACTTCCGATTTACACGGACTTGAAATCACAAAGTTAAAAGCACTTCTTAAAAAAGCGTGTTTTAACGAAAACGATAGGTTATTTGTTTTGGGCGATGTCATCGACCGCCAAAATGACGGCGGTGTTGCAATTTTAATATGGTTATCGGAACAACCGAATGCACAGCTGATTTTAGGAAATCACGAAGCGATGCTTTTATCCTGTGATTTTGTATTTAACGAAATTACGGAGGAAAGTATCAAGCATTTTGACAAAGAGCAAACGGAACTTCTGAATAACTATATGTTAAGCGGAGGCGACGTTACCTTAAAAGCGTTAAGAAAACTTCAAAACGAATCACCGGAAACGCTTTGCAATATTATCGGTTATCTGAAAGAAGCACCGCTTTACGAAACTGTGACCGCAGGAGGAAAGAAATTTCTGCTTTGTCATTCCGGACTCGATAATTTTTCGCCCGAAAGAAGCCCGGCGGACTATACCGCTGATGAACTTATTTGGGCTTGGCCTGAACTGACTGACCGCTATTTTGATGATTGTATAACTGTTTTCGGTCATACACCGACAAAAAGCTACGGTAAAAAATACAATGGCAAAATCCTTAAAACAGATACCTGGATAGATGTTGATGTAGGTGTGCCTTATGGAAATAATCCATGCCTTTTGCGACTTGATGACCTGAAAGAATTTTACTTGTAA
- a CDS encoding GNAT family N-acetyltransferase, which translates to MNENFTVRKATENDISLIENLIKGLAAYEKRPQDMTAAQEDLRYLLFEKNIAAALIAELNGESVGYAIYYPVFASFAAKAGVHLEDLFLKPEKRRNGLGTKFFSEVEKFVKQDGFSYIEWSCLDWNEPAINFYNKIGAEEEHGRRYFSCSL; encoded by the coding sequence ATGAACGAAAATTTTACTGTCAGAAAAGCGACCGAAAACGACATAAGCCTTATAGAAAACCTGATAAAAGGTCTTGCCGCATACGAAAAAAGACCGCAGGATATGACCGCCGCACAGGAGGATTTGCGTTATCTTCTCTTTGAAAAGAACATAGCTGCTGCGCTTATCGCTGAACTTAACGGCGAGTCGGTCGGTTATGCTATTTATTACCCCGTATTCGCCTCATTTGCGGCAAAGGCAGGAGTGCATCTTGAAGATCTGTTTTTAAAGCCGGAAAAACGCAGGAACGGACTCGGAACAAAGTTCTTTTCTGAAGTAGAGAAATTTGTAAAGCAGGACGGATTTTCATATATAGAGTGGAGCTGCCTTGACTGGAACGAGCCTGCAATCAATTTTTATAATAAAATAGGTGCAGAAGAGGAACACGGAAGAAGATATTTTTCTTGCAGCTTATAA
- a CDS encoding glycoside hydrolase family 3 C-terminal domain-containing protein, with protein MERYKDKQLSAYERAAALADTLSTEEQAQQLKYDAPAIEKAGLPSYNWWNEGLHGVARAGTATVFPQAIALAAAFDKDMMYRVGEVISTEARAMYNSAAKHGDTDIYKGLTLWAPNINIFRDPRWGRGHETYGEDPYLTSRLGVNFVKGIQGEEEYLRAAACAKHFAVHSGPESLRHEFDARVSEKDMEETYLPAFKALVKEGRVEGVMGAYNRVNGEPSCASEKLMGKLREWGFDGYFVSDCWAIRDFHTTHKITDTAPQSAAMALKAGCDVNCGNTYLHILAALEEGLITKQNIRTACIHALRTRIRLGQLDDNEFDDLPFDIIACDGNKALSLEAAEKSMVLLHNDGILPLDKSRISSIAVIGPNADSRAALLGNYNGTPDRSVTFLEGIQDAFDGRVYYAEGCQLFRDRTQGLALPGDRYAEAVAACEAADVTVVCVGLDATLEGEEGDTGNEFASGDKPDLRLPEVQRVLLQKLKDTGKPLIIVLAAGSSVNTECEGNALINAWYPGQYGGKALAEILFGEVSPSGKLPVTFYKSADMLPDFTDYSMKNRTYRFCDDESNVLYPFGYGLTYSHFECGDISYKDNTLAVNVTNTGSRSAEDVLQVYIKSENGVKNHSLCAFERVSLFDGESRTISINIPEGAFETVDDNGVRAVISGRYTLYAGFTQPTELSEKLYGGRCVSVEISI; from the coding sequence ATGGAAAGATATAAGGATAAACAATTATCGGCTTACGAGAGAGCGGCGGCACTTGCCGATACGCTGAGTACGGAGGAACAGGCACAGCAGCTGAAATATGACGCACCTGCCATAGAAAAGGCAGGGCTTCCGTCTTATAACTGGTGGAACGAGGGACTTCACGGTGTGGCAAGAGCAGGAACGGCTACGGTTTTTCCGCAGGCTATTGCACTTGCGGCGGCTTTCGACAAGGATATGATGTATCGTGTCGGTGAGGTGATTTCCACAGAAGCAAGGGCAATGTACAACAGCGCCGCAAAACACGGCGATACCGACATATATAAAGGACTTACATTATGGGCGCCGAATATAAATATATTCCGTGACCCACGCTGGGGCAGAGGGCATGAAACCTACGGCGAGGATCCGTACCTGACTTCAAGGCTCGGTGTGAACTTCGTAAAGGGCATACAGGGAGAAGAAGAATACCTCAGAGCCGCCGCCTGCGCAAAGCATTTTGCGGTACACAGCGGTCCGGAGTCACTCCGCCACGAGTTTGACGCAAGGGTAAGCGAGAAGGATATGGAAGAAACCTATCTGCCTGCATTCAAGGCGCTTGTAAAAGAGGGCAGGGTCGAAGGTGTTATGGGCGCATATAACAGGGTGAACGGCGAGCCTTCGTGTGCGTCTGAAAAGCTGATGGGAAAACTGCGTGAATGGGGCTTCGACGGCTATTTTGTGTCGGATTGCTGGGCTATAAGGGATTTTCATACAACCCACAAAATAACCGATACAGCACCACAGTCTGCGGCAATGGCACTGAAGGCAGGTTGTGACGTTAACTGCGGAAACACATATCTGCATATTCTGGCGGCGCTTGAAGAAGGGCTTATAACAAAGCAGAATATACGCACTGCCTGCATTCACGCATTACGGACAAGAATAAGGCTCGGACAGCTTGACGATAACGAGTTTGACGACCTGCCGTTTGATATTATCGCCTGTGACGGCAATAAAGCGTTATCGCTTGAAGCGGCGGAGAAATCAATGGTGCTTTTGCATAATGACGGCATACTTCCGCTTGACAAAAGCAGGATAAGCTCGATAGCCGTAATAGGACCGAATGCGGACAGCCGTGCGGCACTGCTCGGAAACTATAACGGTACGCCCGACAGAAGCGTTACATTCCTTGAGGGAATACAGGACGCATTTGACGGCAGGGTATATTATGCGGAGGGCTGTCAGCTTTTCCGTGACAGAACGCAGGGTCTTGCGCTGCCCGGCGACAGATATGCCGAGGCGGTTGCGGCGTGCGAGGCGGCGGATGTCACTGTTGTATGTGTGGGACTTGACGCTACTCTTGAGGGCGAGGAGGGCGACACAGGAAATGAGTTTGCATCGGGGGATAAGCCAGATCTCAGATTGCCTGAGGTTCAGCGTGTTCTTCTGCAGAAGCTGAAAGACACGGGAAAGCCGCTTATAATAGTTCTTGCGGCAGGAAGCAGTGTGAATACCGAATGCGAGGGGAACGCCCTTATAAATGCGTGGTATCCCGGTCAGTACGGCGGAAAGGCGCTTGCAGAGATACTTTTCGGGGAGGTTTCACCGTCCGGCAAGCTCCCGGTCACTTTCTACAAATCGGCGGATATGTTACCCGATTTCACCGACTATTCAATGAAGAACAGGACATATCGCTTCTGTGACGATGAAAGCAACGTGCTTTATCCTTTCGGCTACGGACTTACCTATTCGCACTTTGAATGCGGCGATATTTCGTACAAGGATAATACGCTTGCCGTTAATGTTACCAATACGGGAAGCAGAAGTGCGGAGGACGTTCTGCAGGTCTATATAAAGAGCGAAAACGGGGTGAAAAATCACAGCCTTTGTGCATTTGAGCGTGTTTCTCTGTTTGACGGGGAAAGCAGGACGATAAGCATCAATATTCCCGAAGGTGCGTTTGAAACGGTTGACGATAACGGCGTAAGAGCGGTAATAAGCGGCAGATATACGCTGTACGCAGGCTTCACACAGCCTACTGAACTCAGCGAAAAGCTGTACGGCGGAAGGTGCGTATCGGTCGAAATAAGCATATAA
- a CDS encoding PfkB family carbohydrate kinase, translated as MIITTLTCMCVDIFDNTIMPGGESLNFAATISRLTDAKVYIIGAVGNDSYGKTVLDSIKDFNIDKTHIRTENGDTASNRTYLTPDGDRYYKDDSWNGGVFSSFALSASDRELLHSSDMVHTTFSGPNFNDVIDCCREKRFQLSVDFDICRDFDTIEKYLDCISLLFISGDEPTLEKAKQLSAKYPNTVFIVTLGENGSTAFSKGTAYHCAAAEVSEVTDTTGCGDSYQAGFIASYLADGNIETAMSKGSQTAAQTLSFIGGFRY; from the coding sequence ATGATAATAACAACTCTTACCTGTATGTGCGTCGACATATTCGACAATACGATAATGCCCGGAGGCGAATCGCTAAATTTCGCCGCAACAATATCACGGCTTACAGATGCGAAGGTCTATATAATCGGCGCTGTTGGAAATGACAGCTACGGTAAAACCGTCCTTGACAGCATAAAAGATTTCAACATCGACAAAACCCATATCAGAACGGAAAACGGAGATACCGCCTCGAACCGCACCTACCTTACCCCCGACGGCGACCGTTATTATAAAGACGATTCGTGGAACGGCGGAGTGTTCTCAAGCTTTGCCCTGTCTGCGTCTGACAGGGAATTATTGCATTCGTCGGATATGGTGCATACCACCTTTTCAGGACCGAATTTCAACGATGTAATAGACTGCTGCCGTGAAAAGCGTTTTCAGCTGAGCGTTGATTTTGATATTTGCAGGGATTTTGACACGATAGAAAAATACCTTGACTGCATATCGCTTTTGTTTATAAGCGGAGATGAACCTACGCTTGAAAAAGCGAAACAGCTTTCCGCAAAATATCCCAATACGGTCTTTATCGTAACGCTCGGAGAAAACGGAAGCACCGCCTTTTCAAAAGGCACGGCTTATCATTGTGCCGCCGCTGAGGTATCCGAAGTAACAGATACCACCGGTTGCGGCGACAGCTATCAGGCAGGCTTTATAGCAAGCTATCTTGCTGACGGGAACATAGAAACGGCTATGAGTAAAGGCTCACAGACAGCCGCACAAACACTTTCGTTCATCGGAGGATTCAGATATTGA